In the genome of Laspinema palackyanum D2c, one region contains:
- the aroQ gene encoding type II 3-dehydroquinate dehydratase, whose product MLNILVLHGPNLNLLGQREPGVYGSATLEDINRLLETEAQALQVKVSALQSNHEGVLVDAIHAARDQHSGLLINAGAYTHTSVAIRDAIAGVNIPTVEVHLSNIYRREPFRHHSYIAAIAVGQISGFGPNSYRLGLQALVHHLRENNPSG is encoded by the coding sequence TTGCTGAATATATTGGTACTGCATGGGCCAAACTTGAATCTCCTGGGTCAACGAGAGCCAGGAGTCTATGGGAGTGCGACGTTAGAAGATATTAATCGCTTGCTGGAAACCGAGGCCCAGGCTTTGCAAGTCAAGGTGTCTGCGTTGCAATCCAATCATGAGGGGGTACTGGTGGATGCTATCCATGCCGCCAGAGACCAGCACTCAGGACTTTTGATTAATGCCGGGGCTTATACTCATACGAGTGTGGCCATCCGTGATGCGATCGCAGGGGTTAACATTCCCACTGTGGAAGTTCACTTGAGCAATATTTATCGCCGTGAACCGTTTCGCCATCACTCCTACATTGCCGCGATCGCCGTCGGGCAAATTAGCGGGTTTGGTCCCAATAGTTATCGTCTGGGACTTCAGGCGTTGGTCCATCATCTCCGAGAAAACAACCCATCCGGTTAA
- a CDS encoding competence/damage-inducible protein A has product MSAEIICVGTELLLGDILNSNSQFLAKQLAGLGIPHYFQTVVGDNPDRIKQVVAIAIERSAQILIFTGGLGPTPDDLTHETLAACFGVEMVERTDILEDLIQKYASRGRPMAASNRKQASIPAGADILPNPLGTAPGIIWQPRPNLTILTFPGVPKEMYRMWEETAVPYLKAQGWGQDIIYSRMLKFWGISESVLAEKVAPLLDLTNPTVAPYALNGEVKLRVSARASNETAAQAAIAPVQQQIQAIAGFDYFGCDQDTLASVVGDLLLQRGETLAVAESCTGGSIGSLLTAISGSSRYFLGGVIAYDNSVKIGLLDVNSADLAREGAVSDIVAQQMALGVRAKLGATWGLSVTGIAGPGGGSQTKPVGLVYIGLAGPNREVESFEFRLSAFQERDLIRHYSAEGALDCLRRKMLRIA; this is encoded by the coding sequence ATGAGTGCTGAGATTATTTGTGTTGGCACAGAATTGCTGTTAGGAGACATTCTTAACAGCAACTCTCAATTTTTAGCGAAACAACTGGCTGGACTGGGTATCCCTCATTATTTTCAAACGGTGGTGGGGGACAATCCAGACCGAATTAAACAGGTGGTGGCGATCGCTATCGAGCGTTCTGCCCAAATTCTTATCTTTACCGGCGGTCTGGGCCCCACCCCCGACGACCTCACCCACGAAACCCTCGCTGCTTGTTTTGGGGTGGAAATGGTCGAAAGAACGGACATTCTCGAAGACCTGATCCAAAAATACGCCTCTCGCGGTCGGCCAATGGCGGCCAGTAATCGCAAACAAGCCTCAATTCCTGCGGGTGCGGACATTTTACCCAATCCCCTCGGCACGGCCCCAGGTATTATTTGGCAACCTCGTCCTAATTTGACGATTCTGACCTTTCCTGGTGTTCCCAAGGAAATGTACCGAATGTGGGAAGAAACTGCCGTCCCCTACCTCAAAGCCCAAGGCTGGGGTCAAGATATTATCTACAGTCGGATGTTGAAATTTTGGGGAATTTCTGAGTCGGTTTTAGCGGAAAAAGTGGCTCCGTTACTGGATTTGACCAATCCCACGGTGGCTCCCTACGCCCTCAATGGCGAGGTCAAACTCCGGGTTTCCGCCCGCGCCTCCAATGAAACCGCAGCTCAAGCGGCGATCGCCCCCGTACAGCAACAGATTCAAGCGATCGCTGGCTTTGACTATTTTGGGTGCGACCAAGATACCCTCGCTTCCGTGGTGGGTGATTTACTCCTCCAACGGGGTGAAACCCTCGCCGTGGCCGAATCCTGCACCGGGGGAAGTATCGGCAGTCTCCTCACCGCCATTTCCGGCAGTTCTCGCTATTTCTTAGGCGGGGTGATTGCTTATGACAATTCGGTAAAAATCGGGCTTCTGGATGTCAACTCAGCGGATTTAGCCCGGGAAGGTGCAGTTAGCGATATTGTGGCTCAACAAATGGCCCTCGGTGTCCGTGCTAAATTAGGCGCAACTTGGGGTCTGAGCGTCACGGGAATTGCCGGTCCTGGCGGTGGCAGCCAGACAAAGCCTGTGGGATTAGTTTATATCGGGTTAGCTGGACCCAACCGTGAGGTTGAAAGTTTTGAATTCCGCTTGAGTGCTTTCCAAGAAAGGGACTTGATTCGCCATTACAGCGCCGAAGGTGCTCTGGACTGCCTCAGAAGAAAAATGTTAAGAATAGCTTAA